The DNA region TTGCACCAAGTAACTGACGGCGGAACAAATCAGTAATGAGTGGCTTAATTTCATCTAAAAGATTAATTTCAGGATTAACTAATCGCGCAACTCCTTCTAGATTTGCTAGAGTTTTTGCGTATAAACCTAGATTACTTGGTAAATGAATTTTGTTGTTACGTGCTACTTGCAATACTTCATAAAATACTTGGCTGAAATTAATCTGTGATAAGCTCAGATTGTAATACTTTCGCAGCATTCGGTCGTAGTCATTTTCCAGTCGTGATAAGATTACTGGCTGTGCCGAATCAGCAAGTTGTAGCGTTAATTGGGCGCATCTTTGAGCATCTAAATCAACAATCGCGAGTAACATTTCAGTTAAAATTTGCTGCGATCGCGGGTCTAAGCGTCCTACCATGCCACAGTCGAGTAGCGCCACGCGACCATCGCGAAGGTAGAATAAGTTACCTGGATGCGGGTCAGCATGAAAGAAGCCATCGATGTAAACTTGCTGGAAGAAAGCGCGAAACAATAAACTTGTGACAGCGGCACGTTTCGCCTGAGGATCTTGACCGTTTTGTTCGCTACCAAAATCGGCGGCCAGAATTGGAACGCCATCTAGCCACTCCATAACGAGTAACTTGGCTGTTGTCAAGTCCCAGTAAATTTCCGCTACGACTAACTGTGAAGAATCAAACCAGCGGCTATTTGTTAAATTGCGGCGTAATTGGTCAGTAAAACTCGCTTCTCGGATAAAGTCTAACTCCGCCTCTAATGCTTTGGTAAATTCTTCAGCTAGCGAATCAATATCGTACATTTGCCCGAACTCGGTTCTTGCTACCAAGTCGGCGACACCCCGAATCAGCGAAATATCTTGCGCAACGATCGCATCAATTCCTGGGCGTTGTACTTTAATCGCTACTTCGCGTCCATCAATAAGTATTGCTTTATGCGTTTGCGCAATCGAACCTGCGGCAACAGGACGCGGATCAATCGTGCTAAAAGTAGATTCAAGCGACTGCGGAAGTTGCTGGCGAATCACAACTTCAATGTCTGTCCAGTTGACAGGTGGTACTTCATCTTGCAGCGTTGACAATTCCTCAATATAAGCTGCTGGAAGCAAATCAGGGCGAGTACTTAGCAATTGCCCAAACTTGACATAAACAGGTCCCAAATCGACTAGGATGTTGCGTAGAACAGCAGGTGTAGGTAATTGGGGTTCGTCAGTTTTTCCCCCAGTTAACAGCCGCCGCATATAGTCCCAGCCATTACGCAGGAAAACTTCCAGAATTTCTCTTTGCCGAGATGTCGTTTGAGTTAGAAACACAGCTATTTTTTGGGATCAGGGGTTAGAGATACATAGCAGGAGTCAGGGCTAAAAGCTAGAAGCTCTGATGATTCTGAGCTTCCATCATGTCCTAAACATCCCTTTAATTGCTATAGTATGTTGAAAGCAGCATGGGTATCTTACCCGCAACAGACAACAGTTAAGTTGTAACGTATCAAAGGGCTAAAATTCCTCTGCCATGAGTTTTACAGTTTCACAATAGGTCAGTAAATTTAGGGTTATCCTGCAAAAGTTTGAGGACTTGTTTAATTTCTTGCGTGCGATCTTTGCGGGCGATCAGCGTCACATTGTGATCGCGTACCACGACAACATCTTCTAATCCAATAGTGACAATCACATCATCATCGCTTGTAGAATACAGCAACGTATCTTTAGTATCTAACCCGATGTGATTTGCCAGTTCGACATTCGTCGCATCTTTTTTAAGCAAGCGATCAATTGCGTTCCAATCTCCCAAATCATCCCAACCAAAATCGACTGGTAAGACATACGCGATTTGGGTTTTTTCCATCAAAGCGTAATCAATACTAATTTTTGGCAAATTTGCGTAAGCTGCTACTCCCTGAGTTTCCAAAACTTGCATCATTTCTGGCGCATGAGTACGGAGTTCATCTAAGACAACTCCAGCGCGAAATACAAACATACCGCTATTCCAGCTAAACCGATTTGTCACCAAAAACGATTCAGCGGTTTCACGATCTGGTTTTTCCGTAAAGCGATTAACGCGATACACAGGTAAGCCACCAAACGAACCTGCCAAGTCTCCTTGTTCGATGTAGCCGTAACCTGTGGCGGGATAAGTTGGTTTGACGCCTAAAGTGGCGATCGCATTTTCACTCGCTGCTACCAGTGTTGCCGCACAAAGTGTTTTTTGAAAGCTAACTTGGTTATCAATCCAAGGATCGGCAGGAAAGAAGCCAACAATCGCGTCTTCGCCGTAGCGTTTGGCAACTTCTAGCGTACTCCACGCCACTGCTGGGGCGGTATCACGTCCTTCGGGTTCGGCTAATAAGTTTTGCGCGCGTAAATCTGGTAATTGTTCTTGTACGCCCTGCCCTAGTTGAGTTGAAGTCACAACCCAAAGATTCTCCCAACTTCCTGCTAACGGCAAAAGCCGGTCAGCCGTTGCTTGTAATAAGCTTTTACCGCTTCCATCCAAGCTTAAAAATTGTTTGGGGCGCTGTTTGCGACTCAAAGGCCAAAACCGCTCTCCTTTACCCCCAGCTAAAATAACCGGTATCAGTGTGTTCATATTCTGTAACCGTCAATTTGCATATCTTAAGAAAGTTTACCCACAACGCTGGCGATCGCAAGGATTTTCATGACACAAAGCGAGCGGTGAGTAGATAGTGGCTAGTGGGAAAGTGGGAGAGATTTAATGATTGTTATTCTTTACTACCCGCCTACCCGCTCTCACTCTCGATAGCTACCACAATCGGTTGGTAGGGAAACACTACTTGAGAAACCTTCTAGAGTTAACAGTCGGTCGCTAAGATCAAGAAAGATGAAGTTTGTTAACAGTGCGATTGCGCTCCGCGCAGCGCAACAACTTAACGGCAATTTTCTTCTGATAACTTGGCAACATATCCTGCCCACTTTTATGACCACTTACATGGAAATTCCCTTAATTGGCAAACTGAAGCATCCACGTCGCTGGCTGATCGGGCTAGTAGCAGCTGGTGTTGTGGTCAGTGGTGGTACTTATGCGGTTGTAAGTCGAACAACACCCAGAATTAACGTTGCGGAACTGACAGTACCTGTAGAATCGCAAAACGTGACGTTACGCATTACGGCAAGTGGTAAAGTCGTACCGTTTCAAAGCGTAAACCTTAGCCCTAAAACCTCTGGACGATTAACCGCATTGAGTGTCGAGCAAGGCGATACAGTTCAACAAGGGCAAATCATTGCGCGGATGGATAATGCTGAACTGCAAGCCCAACTCGCACAAGCACGGGCTAACTTAGCTCAATCTCAAGCTCAACTCGACCAAGCCTTAGCAGGAAGCCGCCCTGAGGAAATCGCGCAAGCTCGCGCACGACTTGCACAAGCTGAAGCTCAACTCAACCAGGCGCGTACCGGAAATCGTCCTGAAGAAATCGCACAAGCCCAAGCACAAGTAGATGCTGCCCAAGCGCGAGTCAGTTTGACAAGTAGCCGCGTGCAACGAAATCGTACACTATATCAAGAAGGTGCAATTTCGCAAGATCGGCTTGATGAAGTTATTGCAGACGATCGCAGCGCGCAAGCAGCATTGCAAGAAGCCCAACGACGCTTAGCTCAACTGCAAAGCGGTAGCCGATCTGAAGAAATCACTCAACGCCAAGCCGCAGTCAATGAAGCTCGTGCAGCCTTGAGACAAGCGCAAAGTGGCTCGCGCCCTGAAGAAATAGCCCAACGTCGCGCTGCTGTTGCTGCTGCGGCCAGTCAAGTTCAAGCAATCGAAGTACAATTAGAAGATACAATTATCCGCGCTCCTTTCGATGGAATCGTGACGCAGAAATATGCAACCGAAGGTGCGTTTGTCACACCAACAACCTCAGCTTCGAGTACAGCATCAGCCACTTCGACATCAATTGTCGCGATCGCCCGTGGTTTAGAAATCTTGGCACAAGTTCCCGAAGTAGACGTCGGACAAATTAAGCAAGGACAAGCGGTAGAAATTGTTGCTGATGCTTATCCCGACCAAGTATTCAAAGGTCGCGTCCGCTTGATTGCCCCAGAAGCTGTTGTCGAGCAAAACGTTACTTCTTTCCAAGTGCGTATTGCCTTAGAAACTGGCACGCAAGAACTGCGCTCAGGAATGAATGTCGATGTGACTTTTCTTGGGGAACAAGTACCGAATGCCTTAATGGTTCCTACCGTGGCAATTGTAACCGAACAGGGTGAAACGGGTGTCCTTGTGCCTGGAAACAATAATCAACCGATCTTTCGTCCAGTAACAATTGGACCTAGCTTGCAAGACCGCACGCAAATTTTATCTGGATTGAACGAAGGCGATCGCGTGTTTGTCGATCTTCCGGAAAGGCAACGACCAAGACAGAACGAATCAGGAGTGGGTGAGTAGTTGCACTATAGCTAAGAAGATGAGTTACTACCCATTACCAATTACTTATTACCAATTTACCAATAATGGACATACTTGAAAGCGTTAAAATGGCATCAAAAACGTTGCTAGCGAATAAGCTACGCAGCACGCTGACGATGTTAGGTATCATCATCGGTAATGCGTCAGTGATTGCAATGGTGGGTATCGGTGAAGGCGCGCAGCGTTTCGTTTCTGGACAGTTTGAATCGTTAGGAACCAACGTACTATTTATCGTCCCAGGCAACCGTGACGCGCAACGGACGACGGTTGATTTACCAAAAACGTTAGTTCTAGAAGACGCAGAAGCGATCGCTACTCAAGTCCCGACAGTCGGCGCAGTTGCCCCACAATTACACTCGCGCGAACTTGTCACCTACCGCAACCGTAATACGTATAGCTTGATCGTCGGTACAAACCCCGATTTTTCTGTAGTCCGTAGTTTTGATGCGCAGCGCGGTAGATTTATCACCGACCTTGATGTCAAGCGCAATAACCAAGTCGTTACGCTGGGCGTCGATTTAGCCGAACGTCTCTTTGGCAATCAAGATCCTGTTGGTCAGCAGGTGCGAATTCGTAATATCAGCTTCTTAGTTGTCGGTGTGATGGAAGAAAAAGGCTCGGTTTTAGGAACAAACTATGACGACAGCGCCTATATTCCTGTGACGACAATGGCAAGCCGGATTATCGGCGAAAATTCTCCCTATGGTGTGAACTTGACGTTTATTTCCGTATCCGCCCAAAGCGAGGCCAGCGTTGATGCAGCACAGTTTCAAATTACCAACTTGTTACGATTGCGACACAATATCACCCGCGAGGATGATTTTAGCGTTCAAAGCCAAAAAGACGTCTTAGAAATTGCAGGTACAGTCACAAGCGCTTTGACGCTCATGCTAGCCGCGATTGCAGGAATTTCCTTGTTAGTCGGCGGTATTGGCGTCATGAATATTATGCTCGTATCCGTTACCGAAAGAACGCAAGAAATCGGATTGCGTAAAGCGATCGGTGCGACGCAGGATGATATCTTAATTCAATTTTTGATTGAAGCGGTGATTCTTTCTGCTGCTGGTGGTGTACTCGGTACAGTGTTAGGAGTTGGTGGAGTTTTATTGATTGGAGTTTTCACTCCGTTTCAAGCAGGCGTTTCACCCGTGGCGATCGCGCTTGCGGTTGGCGTTTCTGGTGGAATTGGCATTATTTTTGGTGTTGTTCCTGCGCGTCGCGCTGCCCAACTCGATCCAATTGTTGCTTTGAGAAGTGCTTAACTCTACAATTCTAAACTTTGGATAAGAAGCTAATTCGTAAAGTATTATCAACTGATGGCAAAAAACGACTTCTTGCGCGATGTTTGGTACTACGCCTTACCTGGAGGCTCACTCAAACGCGGAGCTATGGTAGCAAAAACTTTGCTTGGTGAGCCAATCGTTTTCGCACGCAGCCGTGAAGGTAAAGTGTTTGCGCTCCGCAACATCTGTCCCCATCGCGCAGTGCCACTAAGCTATGGACGATTCGACGGACAAGAAATCGAATGCTGCTATCATGGCTGGCGTTTTGACCAAACTGGACGCTGTAAAGAAATTCCCGCATTAATCGAAGGCGATTCCCTCGATCTCAAGCGCTTTCAAGTCAAGCAGTATCCCGTACGCGAAGTGCAAGGCAACATTTGGATTTACATGGCATCGAACGAGCGCAAGGCACTGCCAGCAACAGATATGGAAGTTCCCGTAGTGCCTTTTTTTGGTGACAAATCGTATCAATTAGTTGTCACATTGCACTTTCCATGTTATTTAGATCATGCAATTATTGGTTTAATGGACCCCGCACATATATCATTTGTTCATCGTTCTTGGTGGTGGAAATCAGGGCGATCGCTGTTTGAAGAAGTCAAAGCCTTTGACCCCTCACCGTATGGCTTTACGATGCGGCGGCACAAAATTCCTAACGTCGCACTGGGTTATCGACTCATTGGCGGTGGCGCACCAGAAACTGAGATTTCGTTTCGTCTCCCTGGCGTCCGCATAGAACATGTCAGCACCGAACACCATAATGTCTGTAACCTCACCGCTGTCACTCCCCTATCAGAAACCGAAACCGAAGTCACAACGCTTGTCTACTGGACAACACGCTGGATTACTGCAATCAAACCGCTAATTAAACCTTTTGTCCGAGCATTCCTCGACCAAGACCGTCAAGTCGTCATTAAACAGCAAGAAGGCTTGAAATACGATCCGACATTACTCCTCATTCGCGATGCTGACACACAAGCACGTTGGTACTATCAGCTGAAAGCCGAATTTACCCGCGCTGCCGCCGAAGGTCGCCCGTTTAACAACCCAGTAAAAACCCAAATTTTACGTTGGCGATCTTGATATAAAAGGTCGGGAGTCAGAGTTATCTCTACGTAAACTCTTCCTGAAATCTTAGTCACTTTATGACCTTTATTAAGGACAACTACCTGCATGGAACACAACTCACCACACTCTACCGTAGCAATTGCCCAACGTGATCGAGGCAATACTCCTGCAAAGACAATAGTCCGCCTAGAAAACGTCTCCAAAATCTATGGTGTAGGAGAAACGGAAGTTCGAGCGCTATCAGACGTTAACTTAACAGTTGAACAAGGCGAGTACTGCGCGATCATGGGCGCTTCCGGTTCAGGAAAATCGACTGCCATGAACATTATCGGTTGTCTCGATCGCCCAACAGACGGTCACTATTACTTAGATGGCGTTGATGTCGCCGATTTGAGCGATACCGAACTCGCACACATCCGCAACCGTAAAATTGGATTTGTCTTTCAACAATTTCACCTGCTACCGCAATCAACTGCACTAGAAAACGTCATGCTACCGATGGTATACGCGGGTATTTCGACAGCAGAAAGACGCGATCGCGCCGCTGAAGCGTTACGACGTGTTGGCTTAGAGAAACGACTGAATAACCGACCGAATCAGCTTTCCGGCGGACAACAGCAACGAGTTGCGATCGCACGTGCCATTGTTAATCAACCTGTACTACTGCTTGCTGACGAACCAACAGGCGCGCTTGACTCAAAAACAACGCAAGAAGTGTTAGAAATCTTCGGTACACTCAACGCCAGCGGTATCACAATCGTCATGGTGACACACGAACCCGACGTCGCCCGCAAAACACAACGCATTGTCTGGTTTAAAGACGGCGAAGTTATCCATTCGCACTTGACTCCCGCCGACATCAACCGAGTTGCCACCTCTTAGCGATTGGAGGTTAGAGGTTTTCTCAGTCTTGTTCCTTCTTGAGTCCACGCAGGTGGACTTTGTTCATAAGCCGCGAATTTATTCGCTAGGCGACATTAATCTACAACCGCCAACGAGTCAGCGATCGCCGATTTCTATGCTGCTTCTGCTTGTTGTTGCGCTTGCTGTTGACGAGTCGTTTCAATCAATTGTTCGAGTTTAGGTGTTAACTGACTAGGCTTTAACTCTTCTGCGGCAATCACTACTGCCGTTCCAATAATGCCTTGCAAACCCGAAGTTGCTGTTTTCAGCAGCGTACCAATTACCGAACTAACCGTAGTCGAACTTACCCAAATGAGTAAAGATAAGTAGGCAGCCTAGATAATTAAACCGAGAATTGCTCCCAGAAGGCGATCATGCATAAAACTCAGTTTAACTGCCAAAAAACAGGCTGCAAATAACGTAATAATGAGCGTTCCTAAGGCTCTTAACCCAACTACTATCCCAATCTTATCGATTTTGGTATCCAAATCTTCAACGTCAGGTGCTGGTTCTGATTCTGGATAAGAAATTCCCAAAGCAATAAAGAAATTACCTAAAAGTAATTGGAAAGCAAAAGCTAGTAAAACTCCTGCGATTTAAACTAAAAAACCTTGTGAACCTGAAAAGGTAGGTGAACTATAGTTTGAGGCTGTTGTTTGTTCAAAGGCAACAACTGTTACCAGATGTTGATGCATAATCATTCGTCGTATCGTTACCAATTATTTTTTATATAATTTCTACTCACAACTTGCGCTCTTTCTGATAATAGAGAATTATAAACTTCGGATGTATTAAAGAATACAAGAAGCTTTTAAGAATTATGTTGTATATAAACTAAGCCCGCTGATACGGGCTTATACAAAGCACAACTAATTAAAACTTCGTAAATCTAAGGTGTTTAGAGGCTTGACGTTTTACCGGTTTGTGCTTGAGTTTCAATTGGTTTGATATTGGTGTAACCCATGTTGCTAGCGATCGTCCGAAAAATGGAAATTTGATCGTCAAAGTCAAGTGCTTCGATTTGTGATAACAGATCGTTGATAGCTTCTGTAGGTTGATAATCACCTGGCATACCTACTACGGTATCGCCCATTGCTTGCGCCCACGCATACCAAACCATTAACTGATTGTTCTCTTTCAAAGCACCGTAAGCGTGTGAATATTCTGTATCTTCGCGGTTCACAATCTGCCGCATAATCGCTAATTGCTCGTCGTTAGATAGCTTATAGTAGTCTCCTAATAGCATTGGTGCTAATTCTGGATCAGTTGCAGCGGGAGCAGCTGGGGTAATTGAGCTACCCATATTTTTATAAACTAAATAAAACCAAGCTAGTTTTGCGTCTGTTTCTAACCCATCAAAAGCTTGGACTACCTTTTGTGTTTCGTCACTTAATGCTTGGGGCTGATTCGTGTTTGGGCTAGAAGTCATAGCTTATCTCCAGAATTTAAAATTGGTCTAGCATCAGGAGTAACAGAGTTTATGATTGCAAATCGCCCTCCAAGAGAGAGAGTTTAACTTTTTATATACGCACGTATTTCTTGAAATAGAGAGACAAAATCTATCTCAATGAGGTTATGGAAGTGTAGTAGCACTCTGGTACGATCGCAGCATACTTAAAAATATTTCCATAGGAGAC from Chroogloeocystis siderophila 5.2 s.c.1 includes:
- a CDS encoding ABC1 kinase family protein, which encodes MFLTQTTSRQREILEVFLRNGWDYMRRLLTGGKTDEPQLPTPAVLRNILVDLGPVYVKFGQLLSTRPDLLPAAYIEELSTLQDEVPPVNWTDIEVVIRQQLPQSLESTFSTIDPRPVAAGSIAQTHKAILIDGREVAIKVQRPGIDAIVAQDISLIRGVADLVARTEFGQMYDIDSLAEEFTKALEAELDFIREASFTDQLRRNLTNSRWFDSSQLVVAEIYWDLTTAKLLVMEWLDGVPILAADFGSEQNGQDPQAKRAAVTSLLFRAFFQQVYIDGFFHADPHPGNLFYLRDGRVALLDCGMVGRLDPRSQQILTEMLLAIVDLDAQRCAQLTLQLADSAQPVILSRLENDYDRMLRKYYNLSLSQINFSQVFYEVLQVARNNKIHLPSNLGLYAKTLANLEGVARLVNPEINLLDEIKPLITDLFRRQLLGANPLQSLLRTALDLKSLSLQSPRQIELLLDRVTSETLQWNLSVRGLDNLRRTMDDAASRLSFSVLVGSLIIGAALISNNAQTSELSWLSTILFATASLLGLWLVFSTIRSGRLR
- a CDS encoding mannose-1-phosphate guanylyltransferase; its protein translation is MNTLIPVILAGGKGERFWPLSRKQRPKQFLSLDGSGKSLLQATADRLLPLAGSWENLWVVTSTQLGQGVQEQLPDLRAQNLLAEPEGRDTAPAVAWSTLEVAKRYGEDAIVGFFPADPWIDNQVSFQKTLCAATLVAASENAIATLGVKPTYPATGYGYIEQGDLAGSFGGLPVYRVNRFTEKPDRETAESFLVTNRFSWNSGMFVFRAGVVLDELRTHAPEMMQVLETQGVAAYANLPKISIDYALMEKTQIAYVLPVDFGWDDLGDWNAIDRLLKKDATNVELANHIGLDTKDTLLYSTSDDDVIVTIGLEDVVVVRDHNVTLIARKDRTQEIKQVLKLLQDNPKFTDLL
- a CDS encoding efflux RND transporter periplasmic adaptor subunit, with amino-acid sequence MKFVNSAIALRAAQQLNGNFLLITWQHILPTFMTTYMEIPLIGKLKHPRRWLIGLVAAGVVVSGGTYAVVSRTTPRINVAELTVPVESQNVTLRITASGKVVPFQSVNLSPKTSGRLTALSVEQGDTVQQGQIIARMDNAELQAQLAQARANLAQSQAQLDQALAGSRPEEIAQARARLAQAEAQLNQARTGNRPEEIAQAQAQVDAAQARVSLTSSRVQRNRTLYQEGAISQDRLDEVIADDRSAQAALQEAQRRLAQLQSGSRSEEITQRQAAVNEARAALRQAQSGSRPEEIAQRRAAVAAAASQVQAIEVQLEDTIIRAPFDGIVTQKYATEGAFVTPTTSASSTASATSTSIVAIARGLEILAQVPEVDVGQIKQGQAVEIVADAYPDQVFKGRVRLIAPEAVVEQNVTSFQVRIALETGTQELRSGMNVDVTFLGEQVPNALMVPTVAIVTEQGETGVLVPGNNNQPIFRPVTIGPSLQDRTQILSGLNEGDRVFVDLPERQRPRQNESGVGE
- a CDS encoding ABC transporter permease — protein: MDILESVKMASKTLLANKLRSTLTMLGIIIGNASVIAMVGIGEGAQRFVSGQFESLGTNVLFIVPGNRDAQRTTVDLPKTLVLEDAEAIATQVPTVGAVAPQLHSRELVTYRNRNTYSLIVGTNPDFSVVRSFDAQRGRFITDLDVKRNNQVVTLGVDLAERLFGNQDPVGQQVRIRNISFLVVGVMEEKGSVLGTNYDDSAYIPVTTMASRIIGENSPYGVNLTFISVSAQSEASVDAAQFQITNLLRLRHNITREDDFSVQSQKDVLEIAGTVTSALTLMLAAIAGISLLVGGIGVMNIMLVSVTERTQEIGLRKAIGATQDDILIQFLIEAVILSAAGGVLGTVLGVGGVLLIGVFTPFQAGVSPVAIALAVGVSGGIGIIFGVVPARRAAQLDPIVALRSA
- a CDS encoding aromatic ring-hydroxylating oxygenase subunit alpha; this encodes MAKNDFLRDVWYYALPGGSLKRGAMVAKTLLGEPIVFARSREGKVFALRNICPHRAVPLSYGRFDGQEIECCYHGWRFDQTGRCKEIPALIEGDSLDLKRFQVKQYPVREVQGNIWIYMASNERKALPATDMEVPVVPFFGDKSYQLVVTLHFPCYLDHAIIGLMDPAHISFVHRSWWWKSGRSLFEEVKAFDPSPYGFTMRRHKIPNVALGYRLIGGGAPETEISFRLPGVRIEHVSTEHHNVCNLTAVTPLSETETEVTTLVYWTTRWITAIKPLIKPFVRAFLDQDRQVVIKQQEGLKYDPTLLLIRDADTQARWYYQLKAEFTRAAAEGRPFNNPVKTQILRWRS
- a CDS encoding ABC transporter ATP-binding protein is translated as MEHNSPHSTVAIAQRDRGNTPAKTIVRLENVSKIYGVGETEVRALSDVNLTVEQGEYCAIMGASGSGKSTAMNIIGCLDRPTDGHYYLDGVDVADLSDTELAHIRNRKIGFVFQQFHLLPQSTALENVMLPMVYAGISTAERRDRAAEALRRVGLEKRLNNRPNQLSGGQQQRVAIARAIVNQPVLLLADEPTGALDSKTTQEVLEIFGTLNASGITIVMVTHEPDVARKTQRIVWFKDGEVIHSHLTPADINRVATS
- a CDS encoding orange carotenoid protein N-terminal domain-containing protein; the protein is MTSSPNTNQPQALSDETQKVVQAFDGLETDAKLAWFYLVYKNMGSSITPAAPAATDPELAPMLLGDYYKLSNDEQLAIMRQIVNREDTEYSHAYGALKENNQLMVWYAWAQAMGDTVVGMPGDYQPTEAINDLLSQIEALDFDDQISIFRTIASNMGYTNIKPIETQAQTGKTSSL